A single region of the Sorghum bicolor cultivar BTx623 chromosome 9, Sorghum_bicolor_NCBIv3, whole genome shotgun sequence genome encodes:
- the LOC110430566 gene encoding uncharacterized protein LOC110430566: MPGVPHHQGNRNVGGFARAWSAAHGGQQCSYFAAYTMSHKGKATSDVSFNPEDPPEAYTSESAYKKVTEYHEAARAMHGLDYDPTNDNIDARLVMCLGKGKQHGRYWMANSVIDSTTTPSLSQIRAQTTSGSGLPPIRERPAYAQARVEALQAQVETSNKRADELEAVVASERAARLATDQRMSDVLAFLQSSLGVTLPPNLTGPPQPPPVVPPFVALHTTPPQSAGSNQVANEHGRPSPPSNGWPEYAPPPPRE, encoded by the exons ATGCCAGGTGTTCCTCACCATCAAGGCAACCGCAACGTGGGCGGCTTCGCCCGAGCTTGG TCGGCGGCGCACGGTGGCCAGCAATGCTCCTACTTCGCGGCATATACCATGTCACACAAGGGCAAGGCGACGTCCGACGTCTCCTTCAACCCGGAGGACCCGCCCGAGGCGTACACAAGTGAGAGCGCCTACAAGAAAGTCACCGAGTACCACGAGGCGGCGAGGGCGATGCATGGGTTGGATTATGATCCAACGAATGACAACATCGATGCACGCCTCGTCATGTGTCTTGGAAAGGGAAAGCAACATGGGCGCTACTGGATGGCGAACAGCGTGATCGACAGCACCACTACTCCCTCTCTCTCACAGATCCGAGCACAGACCACGAGCGGCTCCGGACTCCCGCCGATACGCGAGCGGCCGGCCTATGCACAGGCCCGGGTCGAGGCACTACAG GCCCAGGTGGAAACTTCGAACAAGAGGGCTGACGAGCTGGAGGCGGTTGTGGCTTCAGAGCGGGCGGCGCGGCTGGCAACTGACCAGAGGATGTCAGATGTGCTGGCGTTTCTGCAGAGTTCTTTAGGTGTTACTTTGCCACCCAACTTGACGGGTCCACCTCAGCCTCCTCCCGTCGTTCCTCCCTTCGTTGCTCTCCACACTACTCCG CCTCAGTCGGCGGGTTCGAACCAAGTGGCGAACGAGCATGGGAGACCGTCGCCGCCATCAAATGGGTGGCCCGAGTACGCACCTCCACCGCCGCGTGAGTAA